Proteins found in one Rhodobacteraceae bacterium D3-12 genomic segment:
- a CDS encoding ABC transporter permease, translated as MKDRKPIFLMAPAMAWLTAFMVIPCLLILALAFFRRGTYGGIEYTFTLENLALVVDPLYAGIFLKSAGIAGLAALIAVVIGYAAAFAIAAAPARRQPILLFFAVLPFWSNYLVRTYAWIVLLNREGLITGVARWLGYDGELPRLLYTESAVVIGLVYNYLPFVILACYAPLSRLNPEISEASRDLGASGWTTFRRVILPMTVPGIATGFVFVFVLSIGNFVTPALLGGGQFQMIGNLVYAQFLTANDWPFGAALSMVLIGIMMGLLTLQTFATERAAGAKREEG; from the coding sequence ATGAAAGATCGCAAACCCATATTCCTGATGGCGCCGGCGATGGCTTGGCTGACGGCTTTTATGGTCATTCCATGCCTCTTGATCCTGGCGTTGGCGTTTTTCCGGCGCGGCACCTATGGCGGGATCGAATACACGTTTACCTTGGAAAATCTCGCGCTTGTGGTTGATCCGCTTTACGCGGGGATTTTCCTTAAATCGGCAGGGATTGCGGGCTTGGCGGCGCTGATCGCTGTTGTCATCGGCTATGCGGCGGCCTTTGCCATTGCTGCAGCACCGGCGCGGCGTCAGCCGATATTGTTGTTCTTTGCCGTCTTGCCGTTCTGGTCGAACTATCTGGTGCGGACATACGCGTGGATCGTGTTGTTGAACCGCGAGGGGTTGATCACCGGCGTGGCGCGCTGGCTGGGCTATGACGGCGAATTGCCGCGATTGCTTTATACCGAGAGCGCGGTCGTGATCGGGTTGGTTTATAACTATCTGCCGTTCGTTATTCTGGCGTGTTACGCGCCGCTGTCGCGGCTGAACCCGGAGATTTCCGAAGCCTCGCGCGATCTGGGGGCTTCGGGGTGGACGACGTTCCGGCGGGTGATCCTGCCGATGACGGTGCCGGGGATTGCGACCGGGTTCGTCTTTGTTTTTGTGCTGTCGATTGGCAATTTCGTGACGCCTGCGCTGTTGGGCGGGGGGCAGTTCCAGATGATCGGCAACCTTGTTTATGCGCAATTTCTGACCGCCAATGACTGGCCGTTCGGTGCGGCGCTGTCGATGGTTTTGATCGGGATCATGATGGGGCTTTTGACCTTGCAGACCTTTGCCACCGAACGCGCAGCGGGCGCCAAGCGGGAGGAGGGTTGA
- a CDS encoding ABC transporter permease has protein sequence MMSQANPRLMLLILSAVFAFLYLPISVLVALSFNEGGLPTAWTGFSVKWYGELMRNSDITSAALNTLIVAIVSTILATILGTLLAIGVEIRRRKGRFLETIIFAPMIIPDIVLAIALLSFFSMLDITMGLHTVILSHVVFNLAFVCSVVRARLKTFDWSIVEASSDLGASTPVTLFRIVLPVMLPAIIAGALLAFTLSVDEFIIAFFTAGAGRDSITLPMQIFAMIRFGVTPEINALATIVMAVSVIALTLSQRLNRGGLPGQ, from the coding sequence ATGATGTCGCAAGCCAATCCGCGCTTGATGCTGCTTATCCTGTCGGCTGTTTTTGCGTTCCTCTATCTGCCGATCTCCGTGCTTGTGGCGCTGTCGTTCAACGAGGGTGGTTTGCCCACGGCGTGGACCGGGTTTTCGGTAAAATGGTACGGCGAATTGATGCGCAATTCCGATATCACCTCGGCGGCGCTCAACACGTTGATCGTGGCAATCGTGTCGACCATTCTGGCGACGATCCTTGGCACGTTGCTGGCGATTGGTGTGGAGATCAGGCGGCGCAAGGGGCGGTTCCTTGAGACCATCATATTCGCGCCGATGATCATTCCCGATATCGTTTTGGCAATCGCGCTCTTGAGCTTTTTCTCGATGCTCGACATCACGATGGGGCTGCATACCGTGATCCTCAGCCATGTGGTGTTTAACCTTGCGTTTGTCTGTTCGGTCGTGCGGGCGCGGCTCAAGACGTTTGATTGGTCGATTGTCGAGGCCTCGAGTGATCTGGGGGCGTCGACGCCTGTGACGCTGTTTAGGATCGTGTTGCCGGTGATGTTGCCGGCGATCATTGCCGGGGCGTTGTTGGCGTTTACCCTGTCGGTGGACGAGTTCATCATCGCGTTTTTCACCGCCGGTGCCGGGCGCGATTCAATCACTTTGCCGATGCAGATCTTTGCGATGATCCGTTTTGGCGTCACCCCTGAAATCAATGCACTTGCGACGATTGTGATGGCCGTTTCGGTCATCGCCTTGACCCTGTCGCAACGTCTGAACCGCGGAGGCCTTCCGGGACAATGA
- a CDS encoding ABC transporter ATP-binding protein: protein MIKRPRLLLLDEPLGALDKKLRGDMQLELKRIQHEFGITFIIVTHDQEEALVMADRVAILKDGGLLQCATPHDIYERPSSQYAADFIGVMNFLPGEVRDNGLVASDLTPIAAEVPDGVATGDKVVIAVRPERLHIGAQDGDNRMTGRVLATAYHGLDLQVHLQTYLSPDPVLVRLTAHDADANPLSQGDEVTLGWAAKDTRIFAA, encoded by the coding sequence TTGATCAAGCGGCCACGATTGCTTTTGCTGGATGAGCCGCTGGGGGCGTTGGACAAGAAGCTGCGTGGGGACATGCAGCTTGAGCTTAAGCGGATCCAGCATGAATTCGGCATCACGTTCATCATCGTGACCCACGATCAGGAAGAGGCGTTGGTGATGGCCGACAGGGTTGCGATTTTGAAGGATGGCGGCCTGTTGCAATGCGCCACGCCGCACGACATTTACGAGCGCCCCAGCAGCCAATATGCCGCGGATTTTATCGGTGTGATGAATTTCCTGCCCGGAGAGGTCAGAGACAACGGGCTTGTGGCCAGTGATCTGACGCCGATTGCGGCGGAGGTGCCGGACGGAGTGGCCACGGGTGACAAAGTGGTGATCGCGGTGCGCCCGGAGCGTTTGCATATTGGCGCGCAGGATGGCGACAACCGCATGACCGGGCGCGTTCTGGCGACCGCCTATCACGGGTTGGATTTGCAGGTGCATTTGCAGACCTATCTATCGCCTGATCCGGTTCTGGTGCGGTTGACCGCCCATGACGCGGACGCAAACCCCTTGTCGCAAGGCGATGAGGTCACCCTTGGCTGGGCGGCCAAGGACACCCGCATTTTCGCGGCATGA
- a CDS encoding glycosyltransferase — MTQKTFAFFPEAAFGPALNSVGIAQAVERMGHKAVFLSDPGFVDVYKGYGFEAHPVNLSEPMPAEQMAKFWEDFINGHIPNFRKAPIDQIDNYVKECWEAIVDSAKWAQKDLPAILADIKPDVISVDNVILFPAIKQHGVPWVRIISCSENEIEDDAIPPHLSGMSETDTEGHAAFRAKFNEVIKPIHDDFNAFLAECNEDAYPIGQFFEPSPYMNLLLYPEQVKYNRSEPLDPAQFQYLEGCVRQDDPYEVPTFKKNNDGPLLYVSFGSLGAGDTDLLKRLITLIGKSRYRALVNVGDYKEDYTDIPDNVIIDSWFPQPSVIPQVDAVIHHGGNNSFTECLLFGKPAIIMSYVWDGHDNAMRVQETGHGFRSDRYDWTDEELIEKIEACLTDEAIAAKLKATSAHMKSQNGQEKAARLLVDITEKGA; from the coding sequence ATGACTCAGAAAACATTCGCATTTTTCCCGGAGGCTGCTTTTGGCCCTGCGTTGAATTCCGTTGGTATCGCACAGGCGGTGGAGCGCATGGGGCACAAGGCCGTGTTCCTGTCTGATCCCGGTTTTGTAGATGTCTACAAGGGCTATGGGTTTGAGGCCCATCCCGTGAACCTGTCCGAGCCGATGCCTGCTGAGCAGATGGCGAAATTCTGGGAAGATTTCATCAACGGGCATATCCCGAACTTCCGCAAAGCGCCGATTGATCAGATCGACAACTACGTCAAGGAATGCTGGGAAGCGATCGTGGACAGCGCCAAATGGGCGCAAAAGGATTTGCCCGCCATTCTGGCCGATATCAAACCGGACGTGATTTCGGTGGACAATGTGATCCTGTTCCCGGCGATCAAGCAGCATGGTGTGCCTTGGGTGCGTATCATCTCGTGTTCGGAAAACGAGATCGAGGACGACGCCATTCCGCCGCATCTTTCGGGGATGTCAGAGACGGATACCGAGGGTCACGCCGCGTTCCGCGCCAAGTTCAACGAGGTGATCAAGCCGATCCACGATGATTTCAACGCCTTTCTGGCCGAGTGTAACGAGGACGCCTATCCCATCGGGCAGTTCTTTGAGCCGTCGCCCTATATGAACCTTTTGCTGTACCCTGAGCAGGTGAAATACAACCGTTCGGAGCCGCTTGATCCGGCGCAGTTTCAGTATCTGGAAGGCTGTGTGCGGCAGGACGACCCCTATGAGGTGCCGACGTTCAAGAAAAACAACGACGGGCCGCTGCTTTATGTGTCGTTCGGATCGTTGGGGGCCGGGGATACCGACCTGTTGAAACGGCTGATCACATTGATTGGCAAATCGCGTTATCGGGCGTTGGTGAATGTGGGGGATTACAAAGAGGACTACACCGACATCCCCGACAATGTGATCATCGACAGCTGGTTCCCGCAGCCATCCGTTATTCCGCAGGTGGATGCAGTCATCCATCACGGTGGCAACAATTCGTTCACCGAATGCCTGCTGTTCGGCAAGCCGGCGATCATCATGTCCTATGTCTGGGACGGTCATGACAACGCGATGCGGGTGCAGGAGACGGGCCACGGGTTCCGCTCGGACCGCTATGACTGGACCGATGAGGAGCTGATCGAGAAAATCGAGGCTTGTCTGACCGATGAAGCCATTGCCGCCAAGCTCAAGGCGACGTCGGCGCATATGAAATCGCAAAACGGTCAGGAGAAAGCGGCCCGGTTGCTGGTGGACATCACGGAGAAGGGCGCGTGA
- a CDS encoding cupin domain-containing protein: MSDLTSSAPHIRGATTFDDLADWGPQPDMIAGQSHSTGRLLFKGPGNSPETGVWVCTPGTWRISVPRDEFCHFVEGRVIYRRDGSDEVIEATAGTCVLFPAGWEGTAEITETLRNIYMLV, encoded by the coding sequence GTGAGCGATCTGACCTCCTCGGCGCCGCATATCCGCGGGGCGACCACGTTTGATGACCTTGCCGATTGGGGGCCGCAGCCCGACATGATCGCAGGCCAGTCCCATTCGACGGGCCGGTTGCTTTTCAAGGGGCCGGGCAATTCGCCCGAGACGGGTGTTTGGGTTTGCACGCCCGGCACCTGGCGGATTTCGGTGCCGCGCGACGAGTTCTGCCACTTCGTCGAGGGGCGCGTGATCTATCGGCGCGATGGGTCGGATGAGGTGATCGAGGCGACTGCCGGCACCTGTGTGCTGTTTCCCGCAGGTTGGGAAGGCACGGCCGAGATCACCGAGACCCTGCGCAACATTTACATGCTTGTCTGA
- a CDS encoding cupin domain-containing protein, which translates to MKAPVMHKPLEITETVDWGIIPTMIEGESRTSGKVLHKGPNGESECGLWICTPGKWDCHVTSDEFCHFLEGRCTYVHESGEVIEITPDTAAFFPKDWKGVCTVHETVKKVYMIR; encoded by the coding sequence ATGAAAGCACCCGTCATGCACAAACCCCTTGAGATCACCGAGACGGTGGACTGGGGCATTATCCCGACCATGATCGAGGGCGAAAGCCGCACCTCGGGCAAGGTTTTGCACAAAGGTCCGAATGGCGAAAGCGAGTGTGGGCTGTGGATTTGTACGCCCGGCAAATGGGACTGCCATGTCACCAGTGACGAATTCTGCCATTTCCTTGAGGGGCGCTGTACCTATGTTCACGAGTCCGGTGAGGTGATCGAGATCACACCGGATACGGCGGCGTTTTTTCCCAAGGATTGGAAAGGTGTCTGCACCGTTCATGAGACCGTCAAGAAGGTCTATATGATCCGATGA